The following are from one region of the Heterodontus francisci isolate sHetFra1 chromosome 34, sHetFra1.hap1, whole genome shotgun sequence genome:
- the LOC137348500 gene encoding zinc finger protein 436-like has product MQLETHQLSHTGEGSFISSPVCGQAFTRSSNLPRQQLVHSDQRPFQCSDCEKIFKSKKERLIHERVHTGERPFLCSMCGKGFTQSSTLLTHQRVHTGERPFTCSVCGKGFTRSSSLLTHQHTHTGERPFTCSDCGKGFTNSSNMLTHQRVHTGERPFTCSVCGKRFTQSSELLRHQRVHTDQRPFKCSDCEKNFKSRNELLRHQRTHTGDRPFTCSLCGKGFTRSSSLLTHQHTHTGERPFTCSDCGRGFTHPSTLLRHQRVHTGERPFTCSDCGKGFTQLSNLLKHQRVHE; this is encoded by the coding sequence ATGCAGCTGGAAACACATCAGCTCAGTCACACTGGGGAGGGGTCGTTCATCTCCTCCCCGGTGTGCGGGCAGGCATTCACTCGGTCTTCCAACCTTCCGAGACAGCAACTTGTTCACtccgatcagagaccttttcaatgttctgactgtgagaagatatTTAAAAGCAAAAAGGAACGACTGATACacgagcgagttcacactggggagaggccattcctgtgctccatgtgtgggaagggattcacccagtcatccaccctgctgacacaccagcgagttcacactggggagaggccgttcacctgctctgtgtgtgggaagggattcactcggtcatcgagcctgctgacacaccaacacactcacactggagagaggccgtttacctgctctgactgtggaaagggattcactaatTCATCAAACATGcttacacaccagcgagttcacactggagagaggccattcacctgctccgtgtgtgggaaaagATTTACTCAGTCATCTGAGCTACTGAGacaccagcgtgttcacactgatcagagaccttttaaatgttctgactgtgagaagaactTTAAAAGCAGAAATGAGCTGCTgagacaccaacgcactcacactggggataggccattcacctgttctttgtgtgggaagggattcactcggtcatcgagcctgctgacacaccaacacactcacaccggagagaggccgtttacctgctctgactgtgggaggggattcactcatccatccaccctgctgagacaccagcgagttcacaccggggagaggccgttcacttgctctgactgtgggaagggattcactcagttatcaaacctgctgaaacaccagcgagttcacgagtga
- the LOC137348637 gene encoding zinc finger protein 664-like, whose product MAGKSTDHNGDKPYTCSVCGRGFSRSCGLLRHKHSHTREEPCNYGGCGKGFNYPVELETHPRSHNLEKLFTCSVCGKVFAESSNLWKHRRVHTGKKLLTFQTVEIAINRSSDLTVHQRIHTGERPFICFCIHSTSNLLTHQRVHSGEKPFICFMCGKRFAHSCHLLTHERLHR is encoded by the exons ATGGCAGGAAAAAGTACCGATCACAATGGAGACAAACCATACACGTGTtcagtgtgtggacgaggtttcagccgatcatgtGGCCTGTTGAGACACAAACACAGTCACACCAGGGAGGAACCGTGTAACTATGGGGGCTGTGGAAAGGGATTCaattatccagttgagctggaaactcatccacgCAGTCATAACCTGGAGAAGCTCtttacctgctctgtgtgtgggaaggtattCGCTGAGTCATCCAACCTCTGGAAGCACcggcgagttcacactgggaagaaacttTTAACTTTTCAGACTGTGGAAATTGCTATAAAC CGATCAAGcgacctcactgtacaccagcgaattcacactggggagaggccgttcatctgctttt gcatTCACTctacatccaacctgctgacacaccagcgagttcacagtggAGAGAAGCCGTTCATCTGCTtcatgtgtgggaagagatttgctCATTCATGCCACCTGCTGACACACGAGCGACTTCACAGATAA